The window GTTAAATGACGTCGCACCGACCATTCGTAACAATGCAATGATGGTCATCCAGGGCTTTACCCACGGAGAAGGAAACAACCCGGGGACGCTGTTTGGTATTACTCTGCCTGCGGCCGACCAACTAATACGCGTTTCAACCATAACCGATCCCGCAGATGGTTCTGAGGCCTGTTGTCAGGTATCGATTGTCCTCGACGGGTACCGAACGACCCCTTTTCTACCGATCGGTATCATTGATGGTCTGCTTCCCGGAGACGCTTCCGTGTTCCCCGACCAGATTGTCGGCACTGCCGTTCTTAAGTTGAATTAGGAGCCAGCTATGAATATAACCCACAACAAAGTCAAAGCACTAAAGTTGGCGTCTGTCGTTCTTTTCGCCATCGCGATTATCATAGTGCTTATTGGTCTGCTGTCAGCCCCCAAGGCTAAGCCGCAGCCATCGCAGTCTCCTCCCCCTTTATACAGTGCCTGGGTATTTGACCAATCTCTTGAGCAAGGCATGATGATCGCGCCCGAGATGATCAAACAGGTGAATACTCCACAACATAGCCAACGATATATACAAAACAAACAATTCGCTGTTGGTCGACGCCTCAACCAGTCCGTAGACGTTGGCGACTACGTAACCGATGATCTACTTGCCGCTAACCGACCAGTCATCGACGGCCTCCCGCCTCATCATAGAGCGATTGCGATTAAAGCGGGTGAAGTCTTAACCGTCGGTGGCTACATTCAGCCGGGCGATTATGTAGATGTCATGCTGTTGCTCAAACCAAATCGAGAATCTGGTACGAGTACAACATCGAGAAAAATCGCCTCCAGTCTTAAAGTGCTGGCAGTGGGAGATCTTCAATTAGGCACAGACAGTGATAACCGCGAAAATCACGCCAAATCTGTGGTTCTCTCCGTCCGGGAAGATCTGGCTCCAACTATTTTGCTAGCAGACAGTAGCGGTGAACTCAGACTCGCGGCAGTAGGCAGCCAAGAACTGGCCTTTGAGGAACCATCTAACGATTTGGATCCAGCGTTACTGTTGCAAACCGTTTCATTAACGCGCCAACCCAGTGTAACGACAACAAACACGCCTGTGGCAGAACTTAAACAGTTTGAGCCCCCGAAAAAAGAGACTAAAAAAACGTCTAAGCCCGAACCCACTCGTCAACGTGTCACTACGCGCACCCGATATGTCGAAGTCATTCAGGGTAATGAGCGCTCTGTCGTGAAAGTACCTCAACAATAAGGAATGTTGTCTATGAGACTACACAGACTGGTTTTATTATTTTTGCTCACGTTACCGTTTATCTCCCAAGCGGCAGAGACCATTATTCTCAAAGAGCATGCTCAGCAAAGTATTCACATCCCACGAGGCGATCTGAAACGAGCCGCTATCGCCACACCGGATATTGTCTCACTCACGGTACTCAACGACAAAACGCTATTACTCACCGGTCAACAAATTGGCTCAACGACCCTGAACGTCTGGACCACAGCTCAGGACACGCCGTTAGAATACATGCTAAAGGTTCAGCCAACGGCCGTTAGTTATAATAATGTTCAGGTTCAAACAGACATTAAAGTGGTAGAAATCAGTAAAAGCGCACTGAAGCAGGCAGGCTTTTTCCTTGGGCGGCAAACTGGCAATACAACATTTGGTATTGGCAGCAGCTCGGCTTTAAATGGCGCTTCATTTGGTGGGGAGCTGTCCTCAAGCAGTAATTTTTTATCGCTGAGTGATGCGTTTAACGTGGTCATTGGCGATGTATCAAAAGGGATTTTAGGGACCATCAGCGCACTCAATGCTAATGGCTTCGCCTACACCTTGGCCGAAACCTAGCCTCGTTACCCTGTCTGGACACACAGCGACCTTTTTAGCCGGCGGTGAATTCCCGTATCCGAGATCTTCCAATGATGGGGATATTTCCATCGACTTCAAAGAATTTGGCGTGAGGTTGAATTTGTCTCCCACCGTTATGGAGGACAATCGCATCATGTTGAAAGTAGCGCCCGAAGTCAGTGAGCTCAATTACAGTAATTCAGTCAGCACCGGCGGTGTTCAGGTACCCGGTATCAGCGTACGACGCACCGACACGACAGTACAACTTGGTGACGGCGAAACCTTTATCATCAGTGGATTGATCAGCAGTACCACGATGAAAAATGCCGACCGCTTTCCTGGCTTGGGTGACATCCCGATCCTTGGCGCCTTTTTCAGCTCCAGCCGCCTGGAAAAAAATGACAAAGAGCTGATGATGGTCGTGACGCCCCACTTGGTGCGTCCGATAGCAAAAGGCGCCACATTGCCGCCGCTGCCCGGAGAGATTTACCGCAATTACCAACCGGACTTTTTCAAGATGGTCTTCATGCATGCAGAGCCAGAAGATCTTCCCAGTGACATAGGATTTTCTAATTGATTTTGGCCAGAGCTGATTCTTTCCCAATAATCAGCCAACTCAGCTTCAGGAGCCGTTTTATGACAACAATCAACTGGTTGAATGCCTTTAAAAATTCTGTCTGTCAGCCTTTAGATTTGGAGTTAAAGGCTGACTTACATAGATACGTACTCGAACAAATGGAAGATGATGGTGTTCTGTTTGGTCTCGCCTCTGATAGTCGTGAGAATCTGATGCTGCCGGTCATCACTTATATCCAGCAATATTTGATGAAAGAACATATTAACCAATCAACGCCGCTCGACACACTCGCCGCAGAGTTAGTCGATGAGATGCTGGGTTATGGCCCTATAGAGAACTTACTCAAAGATCCATCGATCAACGATATTCTGATTAATGGCCCGAAACTGGTTTTCGTCGAGCGCGATGGTTTATTGGAACAAGTTGACCATCATTTCCTCAACGACGAACACGTTATCAGAGTCATTAGAAAAATGCTTTCCCCGCTCGGCCGGAGAATTGATGAATCCAATCCGATGGTTGATGCTCGTCTTCCTGACGGCAGCCGTATCAACGCCATCATTCCACCTCTGGCCTTGGATGGCCCTTGTCTCTCGGTCCGCAAGTTCAAGCAGGACAGCTTAACGGAACAATACCTTCTGGCTAATGACACTCTGTCCCCTGACATGATGGCATTTTTGAAACGCTGCGTCGCATCACGCCTTAATATTTTAATCAGCGGGGCAACCGGTTCAGGAAAAACCACATTGCTGAATATTCTCAGCCAGTATATCTCACCACATGAAAGGGTTGTCACCATTGAAGATGCCGCCGAACTGCAGTTGCGGAATACCCATGTCGTGCGTCTTGAGACAAGACCGCCAAACTCGGAAGGAAGCGGCGAAGTGACCGCGCGAGAGCTGGTAAAAAATGCTCTGCGCATGCGCCCCGACCGTATCATTTTAGGGGAAAGTCGTGGCGGTGAAGTGCTGGACATGTTGCAAGCCATGAACACAGGACACCTGGGGTCCATGAGCACCTTACATGCCAACTCACCACGAGATGCCCTGCTCCGACTGGAAATGATGGTGACATTGACCGGCTTTAATTCCAGTGAAAATTTCATCCGAAAAGTGGTTTCATCCGCTGTCGACATGGTCATACAGATAAGTCGCCTGCCGAATGGCAAAAGAATTGTTTCAGAAGTGGTGGAAGTGGGCGCGGTTGAAGATGGGCACATCAAAACTCATAAGCTTTACGAATATACCCAAAGGACGTTTAAGACAAGTGGTATCCCGACCAATGAGCTGCAAATGAAGCTTGAGGAGCAACTATGGTAAACCTCTACCTGCTGCTGAGTCTGGGAATCATGGCTGTCGCCGGTGTCTGCTATGCCTTAGCCGCCCACGTCCAGAAGAAACAATCCACTCAAGTAAGTAACAAAACGGAGCTTGAAACCCGAATACGTCGCGAAAGCCCGCAAGCTTACGTCATAGAGAAGGCCCAGCAGATGGGATTTAGCCAGTCATGGTTCAAAAATGGCTTGTTGTTATTACTCATCATTGGCGTCAGTTTCATCGTGGGACGAATATTGGGTAGCCTGGCTTTTGTGATCAGTTTCGTCACCTGTCTTTTGCTCGTTACATTCGTGGCACGCCTTCGTAAAGCCAAAATGAGATTACGCCTGACTCAACAACTTCCCTCTTTTATCGATCAGGTTCATCGCCGTATCAAAGTCGGACTAACCGTACCACAAGCGGTGGATCAATCAGCACAAGTCACAACCAGTCCACTCAAAGACGTACTGCAACGAGTCAATAATCGCAGAGCGATAGGAATTGAACTACAACATGCATTTATTAAAGAGAGCCAGATTACCGGCGTTCCGGCACTCCGGTTATTGGGCTCTATATTCAGCATCAATACACGTTACGGTGGCAGTATTACGGATTCCCTCGACAGCCTGGTTAAACTGCTCAGGCAACAAGACCTGAGCCGACGTGAGCTTAAATCGATCACCGGAGAAACCCGAATCACAGCCTGGGTCATCGGCTCCGCGCCAGTCTTGGTCAGTGCCTACATGCTGACGCAGAATCCAGAGCTGTTGATCAACATGTGGTACTCCGAGACAGGTCGTCAGGCGCTACTGTTTGGTATCGTCCTGCAGTTATCGGGCATCGTCGTGATCTGGCGAATGTTTCGTAGTTTATAACCAGTGTGGAATGTCTACAGCTAAGGAAAAGATCCATGACTCAGACCTATTTTGTACTGTCAGTGGTGTTAACGCTTTGCGCAGGGATTTGCCACTTAATCGCCATCCGCCAAGAAAAGTTACTGCTTGATTCTAACGAATCGATGACAGTGACACCAAAGACAAAACCTATGCGCGAGCCATTGATGCAATATTCGATGCAATGGTGGCGAAAATCAAAACAAGATCATCAAAAATCTCTGTCCGACATTGTACTTGCTATGCGTCAGGCCGGGTATATCAGTGGGCGTCAGCAAGTGTTGTGCCTGTTCAAGATGTTCGTCATCTGGTCCGGACTGTTTTTAATTTTTACCGGCCAACAGTACCTCTTTTCCTCAACCATGCAGCGCACCTTCCTTTTTTATGCCTTATTCATGGCGCTAGGCGCGTTACTGTCGCTCTACTGGTTCAAAATTCAAGCACGAAGACGAGCGCGCCGAATTGATGAAGAAATGCTCACCACCGTGCATATGATGGCCATTCTCTGGCAGGTTGGCCTTTCGTTGGAAGGCTTGCTCAAAGCTTACCTCCAAGAAGCGAAGGAACTGACCCCTGAGGTCAATAAGGATTTAGAGCTTATCGTGGCTCGTATCGACGCGGGTCAAAACCGTGAGAGCGTGTTTAATGATATGGCGCAAATAACCTTATCCAGTGGATTCCAGGATTTTCTGACCATGTTATCGCAAGCGGCAGCAACCGGTGGTGGCTTAAAGGAATCGTTCCAGTCTCTGGCGGAGTTGATATATCAGCACAAACGGGTCGAATTGCAGGAAAAAGTGACAAAATTATCGGGGAAAATATCCATTGCCATGATGGCGCTGATGTTTCCCGCTCTGTTTATTGTTCTCGGTGGTCCGGCAGCCCTGGCGCTGATGGCAGCCTTTGGAGGTTAAATGAAATCTTTATTAGTTTTGATACCTTTAATATTGGCAGGCTGCTCATCCAGCCAACAACCAGCGAAATATACTCAATCGCCAGGTGCGTGTAATGAAACATTATCACAATCTCAAGGAATGAAGTTGTCGATGGCCCAGCAGGCCTTTTCTAAACAGCAATACTATTCCACTTTGGCGATGCTTAAAAAAATGGAGACTACATCCGTCAGCCAATCCTCTTTGCAGGCCAAAGCTTTTCTGAAAACGAGCCAATGGGACGAGGCCAGTAAAGTCTACGACCGCTTATTGGATACCTGCCTGAGAGGTGAGGCAGCGCATGGGCTCGGTTTGATTTCAGCTTACCAGCAAGACTACCAACAGGCCGGGAAGTGGCTACGACTGGCCGTCGATGTGGAGCCCGATAACTCGGCTATCCGCAACGATTACGGTTTTTTCTTACTACTCAATGACGACACAGACGCGGCAAAAAGAGAATTCCTCACCGCGTTAGAACTGAACCCAAACAATCACCGTTCGGCCAAAAACTTATGGCTGGCTTTATCACGCGACAATGATCGTAAAGGCGCGCAAAGCCTCATCAAGCGATACGGCTGGGGATATAAAGAAAATCGGCAGTTAGTCACTGCCCTGCGCAGTTTTAGCCCATTAAGTACCAAGGAGACGGAATAATGAGAGCACTTTTTGTTTTAGTTAGCGTTATCACGTACGCATCCGCAACGGTTGCGCAGACATTACCGGCCAAACCACAGAAAGGTGAAGAAGTGACAGGTCAGCAGACGCGTATCTGGCTGCAAATCCAACGGCAGAATATGCTTGCAACCAGCCATAAAGATACACTCACCCCGGAAGCGGCAAAAGCGGCCCAGCAACGTGTTGAAAAATCATTTTCTCACGCGATTCCGGAAAAATTCATTAAGAACGATTTCGGAGAATAATCATGGCGAAGCGCGAACAGTC is drawn from Vibrio sp. CDRSL-10 TSBA and contains these coding sequences:
- a CDS encoding DUF3613 domain-containing protein, which translates into the protein MRALFVLVSVITYASATVAQTLPAKPQKGEEVTGQQTRIWLQIQRQNMLATSHKDTLTPEAAKAAQQRVEKSFSHAIPEKFIKNDFGE
- the cpaB gene encoding Flp pilus assembly protein CpaB produces the protein MNITHNKVKALKLASVVLFAIAIIIVLIGLLSAPKAKPQPSQSPPPLYSAWVFDQSLEQGMMIAPEMIKQVNTPQHSQRYIQNKQFAVGRRLNQSVDVGDYVTDDLLAANRPVIDGLPPHHRAIAIKAGEVLTVGGYIQPGDYVDVMLLLKPNRESGTSTTSRKIASSLKVLAVGDLQLGTDSDNRENHAKSVVLSVREDLAPTILLADSSGELRLAAVGSQELAFEEPSNDLDPALLLQTVSLTRQPSVTTTNTPVAELKQFEPPKKETKKTSKPEPTRQRVTTRTRYVEVIQGNERSVVKVPQQ
- a CDS encoding TadE family protein — its product is MAIETVCLLPVIIILLFAVIHYCMIFFAASIFDHAAKESIRQSMAYVNEECYFSYRSCSGDEVLNDVAPTIRNNAMMVIQGFTHGEGNNPGTLFGITLPAADQLIRVSTITDPADGSEACCQVSIVLDGYRTTPFLPIGIIDGLLPGDASVFPDQIVGTAVLKLN
- a CDS encoding type II secretion system F family protein, which encodes MVNLYLLLSLGIMAVAGVCYALAAHVQKKQSTQVSNKTELETRIRRESPQAYVIEKAQQMGFSQSWFKNGLLLLLIIGVSFIVGRILGSLAFVISFVTCLLLVTFVARLRKAKMRLRLTQQLPSFIDQVHRRIKVGLTVPQAVDQSAQVTTSPLKDVLQRVNNRRAIGIELQHAFIKESQITGVPALRLLGSIFSINTRYGGSITDSLDSLVKLLRQQDLSRRELKSITGETRITAWVIGSAPVLVSAYMLTQNPELLINMWYSETGRQALLFGIVLQLSGIVVIWRMFRSL
- a CDS encoding type II secretion system F family protein, with amino-acid sequence MTQTYFVLSVVLTLCAGICHLIAIRQEKLLLDSNESMTVTPKTKPMREPLMQYSMQWWRKSKQDHQKSLSDIVLAMRQAGYISGRQQVLCLFKMFVIWSGLFLIFTGQQYLFSSTMQRTFLFYALFMALGALLSLYWFKIQARRRARRIDEEMLTTVHMMAILWQVGLSLEGLLKAYLQEAKELTPEVNKDLELIVARIDAGQNRESVFNDMAQITLSSGFQDFLTMLSQAAATGGGLKESFQSLAELIYQHKRVELQEKVTKLSGKISIAMMALMFPALFIVLGGPAALALMAAFGG
- a CDS encoding pilus assembly protein N-terminal domain-containing protein codes for the protein MRLHRLVLLFLLTLPFISQAAETIILKEHAQQSIHIPRGDLKRAAIATPDIVSLTVLNDKTLLLTGQQIGSTTLNVWTTAQDTPLEYMLKVQPTAVSYNNVQVQTDIKVVEISKSALKQAGFFLGRQTGNTTFGIGSSSALNGASFGGELSSSSNFLSLSDAFNVVIGDVSKGILGTISALNANGFAYTLAET
- a CDS encoding CpaF family protein, whose amino-acid sequence is MTTINWLNAFKNSVCQPLDLELKADLHRYVLEQMEDDGVLFGLASDSRENLMLPVITYIQQYLMKEHINQSTPLDTLAAELVDEMLGYGPIENLLKDPSINDILINGPKLVFVERDGLLEQVDHHFLNDEHVIRVIRKMLSPLGRRIDESNPMVDARLPDGSRINAIIPPLALDGPCLSVRKFKQDSLTEQYLLANDTLSPDMMAFLKRCVASRLNILISGATGSGKTTLLNILSQYISPHERVVTIEDAAELQLRNTHVVRLETRPPNSEGSGEVTARELVKNALRMRPDRIILGESRGGEVLDMLQAMNTGHLGSMSTLHANSPRDALLRLEMMVTLTGFNSSENFIRKVVSSAVDMVIQISRLPNGKRIVSEVVEVGAVEDGHIKTHKLYEYTQRTFKTSGIPTNELQMKLEEQLW